Sequence from the Brassica oleracea var. oleracea cultivar TO1000 unplaced genomic scaffold, BOL UnpScaffold01199, whole genome shotgun sequence genome:
ttttttttttttttttttaaccatagATCTAGAGTTTTCCCAAGTTTGATATGCTATGAAGATTGTTTTCTTTGGCCccttccttctagcgccaactgtttgaaccgaaaaTGGTATGTTTGACGGATTCATACAataaagaatttaagaaatagatttcttaaatttttgtggctaaagagaaatcaacatagaaatcaaatggaaaatgaacatcaaaaagaatttattgattaaagattatattacaTGTACGACGatgacccgcaccgaggtcacctcgcccatgggcgaggatgacccgcaccgaggtcacctcgcccatgggcgaggatgacccgcaccgaggtcacctcgcccatgggcgtgGACCGACCCCCTGTCCCAAAACCGTGCATCCTCGCCTAAGTTCCCGCAACACAATCCTCGGGTccttggacgcaatacccatgtctcgtctcgcttaggattatcaaagaaagatttCGGGAAAAGTAATAAAAACTTGGTCGTCAAAACGAATTCCTGCCTGCCGTATAAAacggggaattggaatcctttcggaaaaaccaacggctgtttcttaggaaaaatcgtaaaaaacgtctaagtcccaaaacggtccaaaaggggcctgaaccgcgactaaacggcccacttacgattttagaacaggATTGAGCCCAAGGCTGATATGATGCAGGAAAGGATAAAtttcaagtttccgaagataatcatgaaaggtgacgaaaaatggaaaagcccatCTCGCGACGAATCTAGCCCAGGAAAAGGTGCAAACCGACcaagagagagtatataaggagggcttaaggcgaggagcaagggagagctttctcagagcaaactcaATACTTAGAgaaatttaggcatttttccgtttttactatcgagctgcaaCTCGACtagttagaacttaggtggctagactaccAAATGTACCGACAGCTCtagtggcctaggatcttacctgttgttcacgctcaaacgcgaattcggaaataagacctctttgttctcttttcgctcctttacgatttattactttcgactctttcatattgattgtgttgtgagtggcccagcagataaccgggaccttcagggaaggttaggttagcttggctttcctccgattaacaaatctcgacggtgtgaattccggttcccatagtttggcgctagaaggagggggtacggatctatctctcacGCAACCGCGCACGCTCAGTCAGGTATGATGATCGACGCTGACAAAGACAAGCAAACGCACGACGGGACTTCCGTCAATGCCAACACTGATagaactccagctggaaacaTATCAATGGTCACTACGAACGCCGTGATACTGGACcagatgaaagaaatgtttgcctccgctcagaaaaagtcGGACAAACAAGGAAAGCTCGTGGCCTCTCTcacaaaacaggtggaaactttaacggcgaaggccaagagtaaaaacccgcgcggggccacaagagcccgcagcggcAGAAGACTCAATTTCGAGACTCCGAGCGATCGGACAACACGGGCAGACAAGGATACAGTCCCGCCAGGCGCACAACCGACCGCGGAGAAACTTCCACCTCCCGCCGGGTGCAACGAAGGAGGCGTTATCGAGCGGATCGAAATGGacataagcgaccagtccgatcactcggacgGAGGTGCTGACGTCCATCCGtgaagaacgcgaagccagtccgctcggcaggacgcgtcGTTCGAAAGGCTcatgacagaggaagaagaaaacctctattgggtagagcAGGAAGAACTAGCCGAGAATCAGGCTCGGATCCACCGCAGCCAACGCCAACAGGCTCGCAAGGCTgctagaaatcctgatgagatccatgatctccgcgagtacatcgtAAAAACTGCGGCAGAAGTCAAGGCGGTAAAGTCGCAGATTCACTACGCGACaagcgctgcacccgagatcgacagacttcttGAGGAATTGCGGAAAACTCCATTCACTGCCCAGATCACGGAAACTAACATCTCAGATCCTGGAAAGATCAAAATTCCcgtctacgatggcaccaccgacccgaagGCGCATCTGCAGTCTTTCCAAATCGCAATGGGAAGGTGCAAACTTaaggaacgcgaacgagacgctggatactgcctcctcttcgtcgaaaacctcaaaggggccgcgctcgaatggttttctcgtctgaaacgaaactccatcggaagtttccgtcAGCTCACCACggagtttctcaaacagtattccatgttcatggacagggaAACGTCAGACGTCGACCTTTGGAGTCtatctcaaagagaagacgaatCACTCCGCGAATTCATGAACAAGTTCAAGCtggtaatggcaagagtcactggaatcagcgacaaagtggcagtCGACGCTTTGcggaaaactctctggtacagGTCAAAACTCTGGCAATGGATATCCCTTGAAAAACCGAGAACAATCCAGGACGATCTTCACAAGGCAACAGACTTCATCATAATGGCAGAAGAGATGAAagtcctctcccagaagtacaacccgcagaagacgtCCGCGAGAAGGAAAAACCCTCATAACGACAGGTATGTCCACCATGAGGGAGAAGATTACCAGGGCGAGCATAATTACGCTATCAACTCCGAACAGGGAAAGACTTCCAGAAATACCTGGACCAGGAATCAGTTCAAGGATAattcctactgcgagttccacaAGACCAGAGGTCATTCCACTATGAACTGCAAggttctcggcgcaaggcttGCTGCGAAGTTCCTCGCCGGCGAAACTTCAAAGGTCACAGGCATAAAAGACCTCCTTCTGGATTCCGATCGCCCTCCCAAAAATGATAAAGAGTCCCCCGAAAATGACACCCACGAAAATCAGTCGGGGGAGAAACGCGGAAGGAGGCAGGATGACCGAGGAAACGACAGAACCCGTCGAAGGGTGAGCATGATCATCGGGGGATCGCGATTCGATCTCATCGATCAAAGCTTATGGACGGAAGGCTGAGATAAGTTCAAGCTGGCTGGCTTGGTCCCCAACCGACGACTCCCCTAACGATACGATCGTCTTCGAAGAGCGGGAAACCATCGGAAtcgataaacctcactgcgacccattGGTTATCGATCTGGTAATCCGAGACCTGGAAGTGGGAAGGATCAttatcgacacgggaagcacagtcAACGTCATCTTCCGCGATACCCTCCGGAGGATGAAcattgaactcggagaagtcGTCCAAGAACCAAAACCTCTTACCGGTTTCTCAGGTGCAACgtcaatgaccctcggatcaatcaaactcccagGGATGGCAAAAGAGGTGATGAAAATCGTTGACTTCAcggtagtcgataacccggccatctacaatgttatcatgggaactccttggatcaatgccatgaaagtggtaccgtcgacttaccaccttggcatcaagttcccaacaccaaacGGAACAGCGGTAATTTGGGGATGCTAGAAACATTCTAGGCTCTGCTTCTTGGCCGAGCATAAactacgacaaactcggaacaccccCGCGGTCAACCCGAAGCGGGCTGAGAAAGCTCAAAACGCTCCCGAGAGCTCCATAAAAATTGATCCAGAATCACCCAACCAGGCAACGACTCCAGACAGCGACATAGTCCCCGAGTCCATCGCCTTGCCAGCGGACAGCCCGACTCCTGAAACGGTCGTCGATCCAACTGAAGCCCCAACGGCTGAAGTAACCGGAGCGATCCCATCCAGCGAGTAGGAACACCCGCAGCAACAAGCAGAAcaacgagatggcttgatcctcgaaagaggtacgtagtcagcttgtcatatcgacaagttcagctatcccccttgTTAGAAAAGGGGGgctgggtacgtatactcgtatactcccacaaaatccgaaatatccatgaATGTACCCGATATTTTCCAAACTTTTTCGATAAATTTTACCTTCTTCCGATGTCACGATTCACTTGCAAAATGTCACAGTAATCTAAGGCTGGCCTAAGAAACGCCCAAGATAAGGGCATACCGTCCAGCCTAtacaagaaaattcaaaattttggtcagcacaccagacgttctctggagagtgctcgatTCCTCCCACataagtcatataagccggcgcccAGTCGCAGACTTTAATCGAaaagaatcaggtagaaatcgccaaCGGGCAAAACGAAAGCTGATTAGTCGTCGCatagccttagagccgaaagtaaacctaggtcttgccctaaacctaGTCCTACTGGTCCATTAACATCTCAAGGTATGATATCGAAACTGATACGAGATATTAAAACATGTCTCATCGTCCACATCTAaaacgctcacgaaacttcgtaaaactcctaaacgttttcGAATACCCTCTAAAGAGGAAACGAACGGAACGACaaattaagagttaagatacgaagtgactactcgtgTCTTTCCCTcgacacttggcagaagtataaactaaaacccatagaatgctaaaagaacatttgttatatataaaaaggccgCAGAGCAgctgggattcgaagccaccaatGGCCAGTCCCGCATACATAGTCAAATGACCTTGCAAGGCCATATCACACTCAAATAATgaacggccacactcggcctaaaACACTACACGAAACCTTGAGATAAAGGCAAAGGGAAAACAATCCCGACGACCTTCAGAGATCAAGGTCAAGATACNNNNNNNNNNNNNNNNNNNNNNNNNNNNNNNNNNNNNNNNNNNNNNNNNNNNNNNNNNNNNNNNNNNNNNNNNNNNNNNNNNNNNNNNNNNNNNNNNNNNNNNNNNNNNNNNNNNNNNNNNNNNNNNNNNNNNNNNNNNNNNNNNNNNNNNNNNNNNNNNNNNNNNNNNNNNNNNNNNNNNNNNNNNNNNNNNgcctgtaacacccccgaaccatcctaggcataggtcgacccaccggccaacaatcaaacaagaacatgaccgacggacgacccacaccaagggttggagatgaaaggccaaccggacagccaacaatcaaacaagaacatgactgatcGTCCAATCCAACatcatggtccggaagcgctacgtgacgggttagggacgatccggccagagtcacaaaatttactccacgacctcgaccagttcCTCCAATAACtcgtcccgctgcgtcaaggcacaaggctttgcaacccgtaccaagagttagcgttttccgttagatcgaggcctaaggttttcaacccgtaccacgacctaacgttgtgttagaccggactagtcaaatatcagagtactcatgaagcgcatataaaacatttactttaTTGATTTAAGAATATCCATACATTGAAATAATTCAAAACTGGGTCttgcctaatgccaaatcgagccaacaaaacacataacgtaataccgtttacaaaaggcatgtaATCTATTCtggcggtcctaacgtccagcactaagctatccgatcatccttacctaaagcgacctaaaaaaaggacaacggagttggatgagtaacctAATGTTACTCAGAGAGTAACAAaccccaactaacaaatacaacccctcgctatcccaccccaaacaatctaaagcgagaggttcacctaatcgcacaattcaataacataagcaatatcagaaatatgcagcggtaaacgatagcaagataactagcattatgctaattactagctcatcaccaaactcaaactcGACTTAAACAAGGGTTCAACAACCCGAAACacgatataaaatatataacaaactcgGGCCCCAGTGATGTTAtgttcctccttcactatcggcaatatcctatcttcctaccacaaaggccagaagaaggaactttcaaccgaccgcggcccactatccttcgggtcaccgcgcgacagtccacagtccttcgggtcactacCACATTACACCTtcgtgtaatcactcagccataggccatgaccccgtctatctgagtcttcccgatccagcgaataaggggtttccttgaacccgccgggtacgaggtctgaaggaacactaactcaccccaatatgcctagcattgtgggttacacaaatgctatcgGCCAATATACGACcaggttcctagtattaatctccagacaatcaacacattttacctcaaacatgcctagcattgtgggttacacaaatgctatatggtcaatatatgattaatactaaacccggtaaaaataaagttcctagtattaatcgaAAATTAACACAATCCATCATATTCCAGAATCTAGCGtaaagactaattccagaatCTAGCGtaaagactaattccagaatacctaactatccacaacttagcgatatcatctaagcattTCGCATTCGCTAACaaaccaatcaacctaaccattagcatgctactacggttctcaagcaataacaagcatgccatcaactcaatcaacattactgttggggtcaaaaacggttatatcgaaatcaacggctatgattatttcttattcacggattactcgcaaaacattcactgaaagaaagatcggaagtgaacgaacgagTGAATCCTgcacaaaagccactcgccggagagctgaaccgTCATGCGGGTCAGCttgccggcgagctcaaccatcacgtcgGTCAGCTCACCGGCGAGCTCAGCCATCGGGCTGGTCAGCTCGCCAGCGAGCTAAACCGTCGCGTGGTTGCGTTCGCCGACGAGTTcggcctgtccgacttacttcgactcccgtatcttccatatagctgtgatatccaaccttcgggaccatatacttctcgtttcgtttcgattaaagttattctcgaagttttatgaccaaaaccgaaaaatcgtaTAAATGCCAAAAGGCCTAAGAATGGTACGCAAGGATCTAGACTGTTTtagaggcccatctacgctctcagaagggattcgagcccataaaagttatgacggtttgtcctaactcgcagaaatacgataaatgctgAGTTTCTAAAGATAAAGGTAAAGATTCaaggataactatcaagatcgacgaaaaCTGGAATATGCCCGgaagagatagacttgggcccgaaggcgaaggatgggccaccgacctagagcgactatatgaggagagcaggagcagaagaaaaaggaTGGGAGAATTGAGACTttgagaactcctgctagcttagagaacttagggcttaggtggttagactagaacggcaaggcttaggacgtcttggccgcctcttgtcatgttgttccgatagttagcatatctctactcctcccGGAGAAATCTTttattcatactattcaataaaacgcctttgagcgattatctatctttttatcgttctaaagtgattaNNNNNNNNNNNNNNNNNNNNNNNNNNNNNNNNNNNNNNNNNNNNNNattattatttattataatcgacggtgtgaatttcggtttccACAGTTTGACGCTAGAATGAGGGGGGTTTGAcgaattctctaactcaaaaatcactAAACGATTAAAGACACAGGAAGTCCGCTCAAGCAGCTAACGATGTCGTTTCTTTCAAAAACCGGGAACCGGCCGATCGGGCCAAACCCCACAACGATTTCCTTGTCATCAAGCTGACGATCCAGGACATCGACGTAGCgagagtgttggtcgacaccggaTGCTCGGTCAATATTATCTACAAAAGCACCCTCGAAAGAATGGAGATCGATCTGTGCGCCGTTACGGAAAGACCCAGCCCGATATTCATGACTCTCGGCTCGATCGACCTCGTTGTTAAATTCAGGAGCGTCACCAAAGTCACGGAATTCTTAGTCGTCGACCGCCCAACATCGTACAACGGGATCGTCGGTACTCCATGGCTGAATTCCATGCGAGTGATCCCTTCGACATTCCATATGTGCcttaagtttccaacccctcGTGGAGTCGAAACTATACAAGGAGACCGCAGGATGTCGGAAGTATGTTTCGCCGCCGAGAAAAAACGAAAGAACTTGGCGATCGAAACTtcccataaaaagaaaagaaagctgactCTCGATGAGAACGCCCCGGAACGAgactcggaagtcttctggcaaTCTCAAAGGGCCGAAGCCCTAGAAAAGAAgtgcgaaccaacttgcgaaccgGTAATTTCGATCTGCCTCGACGAATCCTCTCCGGAACGATGCATCGAGATTGGAACCAACCTCGGTGAGCCACTAAAGACAGAGCTCATCGCCTGTctcaaaaagaacctcaatgcgTTTGCTTGGGCCGCGGAAAGTCTCTTGACGAGCACGGCCACGTCTCCCATTTGGAGGAGTGCTTTGCAAAACTTAACGCCCAcaacatgaaactgaaccctgcAAAGTGTAGATTCGCGGTGGCATCAGGAGAATTTCTCGGGTACCTAGTCACATGTCGTGGGATCGAAGACAATCCAAAGCAGATAAACGCTTTAATAGAGATGGTCTCGCCAGGGATGAAatgggaagtccaaaggctaaccGGAAGAGTCGCGGCCTTGAACCGTTTCATCTTGCGCTCGACGAATATCCCCTGACGGAGAAACTAGCATTCGCAGTTGTGACATCGGCAAGGAAACTCCGGCCGTACTTTCAGTCGCATACCATAATAATCCTCACCACCTTCCCCCTGCGAACGATCTTGCACAGTCCGAGTCAGTCAGGACGACTCGCAAAGTGGGCAATCGAACTAAGCGAATACAACGTGGAGTACCGCCCAAGAACCTGCGCAAAATCTCAAGTACTAGCGGACTTCTTGGTAGAATTGCCCACAGGGGATATGACAAACACGGAACCGGACTCAACCTGGATCCTTCACGTCGATGGATCATCGTCCAAACAAGGATCCGGGATCGTAATCCGGCTCACGTCTCCGACCGGCGAAGTCTTGGAACAGTCGTTCCTATTGGAATTCCATGCAtcgaacaacgaggccgaatatgaagcactcgtcgcaggatTACGATTAGCCCATGGGCTTAAGATCCGNNNNNNNNNNNNNNNNNNNNNNNNNNNNNNNNNNNNNNNNNNNNNNNNNNNNNNNNNNNNNNNNNNNNNNNNNNNNNNNNNNNNNNNNNNNNNNNNNNNNNNNNNNNNNNNNNNNNNNNNNNNNNNNNNNNNNNNNNNNNNNNNNNNCTCGCTCGGAAAACACTCAGGCGGATGCCTTGGCCGCACTCGCATCAAGTTCAGATTCTGGACTAAGACGAGTAATCCCCGTCGAGTTCAGCGAACACccaagcatcggaccaccagtgGTCCCCAATCAGATTCAAGCACAAATCGAAAATGCGGAGGAAGTCGAAGACCCACCAGAAGAAAAACGCGGATCAGTCGGAATACGGCTGCGACAGCCCATGGCTAGAGCCAATCCGAGCATACATAATCAACGAAACGCTTCCCACTGAGAAATGGGCGGCCCGCAAAATCAAGACTCAGGCCGCGCGATATGCAACGGTAGAaggagaaatctacaaatggagattctctgGCCCACTCATTTGACAGACAACGGATCTTAGTTCATCCCTACCTGATTCGAAACATTCTGcgagaagtggaagatacgactgACCAAGTCGACTCCCAGATATCTGCAGTGCAATGGCCAGGCAGAGACCATCAACAAAACCGTCCTCGACGGGTTAAAAAGCGCTTAGAAGCCAAAAAGGGGCGATGGGCAGAAGAGCTCAAAGGAGTTCTTTGGTCGCATCGTACGACCCCAAGACGAGCTACGGGTGAAACCCCATTCGCCCTCGTTTACGGAACGGAATGTATGATCCCTGCAGAAGTAAAATTTCCCGGAGTACGGAGAAGATTCCTCCCCGAACGAGAAGATCTTAACAGCGCAATGCTGCTAGACGAACTCGATCTTATTAACGAGCGGCGAGATCAAGCTCTCAAACaaatccaaaattaccagcaCGCCGCTGCAAAATACTACAACTCGAACGTTCGCCATCGTAGGTTCAAAGAAGGCGacctggtccttcgcaaagtcttccaaaacactgccgAACGTAACGCAGAAAAatgggagcaaactgggaaggtccatacaaggtcataaaggtaGTCCGACCAGGATCATACCAAATTGTAAACATGCAGgacgtcaagatccaaagaacctggaatgcgatgcatcttaagaaatactaccactaatcgTAAAGTGGATCCAAAGAACTACGATCCAAAggatacgtaggcagctcgcccagcgagttcAGGTATCCCCCATCTTAAAAAAGGGGGgaatgggtacgtatactcgtatactcccacaacttTCAAAAAAGTCGATATTTTCGgaactttttacaaaaaaaaaatgcgacGCTACAATCGCTAAGAGCACTACCCGACGAACAGCTAGAACGGCGGTCCAGAACTCACCCAGAACGCCTCAATCAGCTATCACGCTAAAACCAACAAACCCACGAatgctcataaaaaaaaagcatcctTGGTAAAAAGCCCGCAAGAAAAACGCGGCTCAAAACAAAAAANNNNNNNNNNNNNNNNNNNNNNNNNNNNNNNNNNNNNNNNNNNNNNNNNNNNNNNNNNNNNNNNNNNNNNNNNNNNNNNNNNNNNNNNNNNNNNNNNNNNNNNNNNNNNNNNNNNNNNNNNNNNNNNNNNNNNNNNNNNNNNNNNNNNNNNNNNNNNNNNNNNNNNNNNNNNNNNNNNNNNNNNACGACTTGTCATCGCATAGCCTTagtccgaaagtaaacctatgtcttgccctaaacccagtcttgctggatcctgacatctcaaaggcataatatcgacatcccaatatgagatcccaaaacttgtctcttcacttAAGTCTATACGTTTTCCCGAGTCCTCGCACAAAGCAAAAGCTGCGCGCTCAACGGACTATGGATACGGTGATCGTCCGGGGGCAAGGAACGAGACGACAGCTCACTCCTTCGCCCTCTAACTTCGAAAAACCCGGAGTTCCCTCGATTTATAATAAACCgaaaagattttataaattgaGCCAAGCATTATACAAAAATCCCAAACaagggcagggattcaaagccaccaacggccagtcccgaaacatgcAAACTGTGGCCTCACAAACAGGCcgaaacagaaaatataaaaaaaaatccccaaaGGGATCATTACCCTAAGCACTCCTCGGAGCACTaccttcatcctcaacctcaCAACCATTGCCTCCCTCGGCCGCTTCGTCGTTTCCTCTCCCACTCGCAACATCTCCACCTTCCTCAGCCACGGGGCCATTGTggaaacccgttaaaaaaaaaaaaatataatggtcAAGTATTattgtggtggtcgagtcgcgggcaataaggatcgatcgagaagtttTAAAGTACAAGGTGGGCGAAGAAGTGATCATGAGTAagctatgagtcgaataagttgctcgaccatagttagaagatgtcttagattgatcagacggacgttttggaagcacaacatttttggaagcacgacgtttcagaagctcgacgtttttgaagaccgacgtttcttcatcacgaagttttctcggaaaaCAGTGgaatattatttcgaagacattggaagcaggacgggaattaagaaggacgggaagcaagcacgacgggaagcaagcacgacgggaagcaagcacgacgggatcgaagcacgacgggaaaattcgaaattggacgaaaaccctaatttcggtattatggaagttTTCGATCAAGCCAAAGGATCGGGAAATATTTACCGCCAAGGTCAGAGTtcagattggagtttattaaaaatattcagctcatcagaacgggagaggaaaaatattaaaatttgccggaagggtcaaaaatcgcgtaaaccgaccgagaagctcgaggtggcttgatctaTGGGA
This genomic interval carries:
- the LOC106321061 gene encoding uncharacterized protein LOC106321061; translation: MTEEEENLYWVEQEELAENQARIHRSQRQQARKAARNPDEIHDLREYIVKTAAEVKAVKSQIHYATSAAPEIDRLLEELRKTPFTAQITETNISDPGKIKIPVYDGTTDPKAHLQSFQIAMGRETSDVDLWSLSQREDESLREFMNKFKLVMARVTGISDKVAVDALRKTLWYRSKLWQWISLEKPRTIQDDLHKATDFIIMAEEMKVLSQKYNPQKTSARRKNPHNDRYVHHEGEDYQGEHNYAINSEQGKTSRNTWTRNQFKDNSYCEFHKTRGHSTMNCKVLGARLAAKFLAGETSKVTGIKDLLLDSDRPPKNDKESPENDTHENQSGEKRGRRQDDRGNDRTRRRVSMIIGGSRFDLIDQSLWTEG
- the LOC106321063 gene encoding uncharacterized protein LOC106321063; the encoded protein is MEIDLCAVTERPSPIFMTLGSIDLVVKFRSVTKVTEFLVVDRPTSYNGIVGTPWLNSMRVIPSTFHMCLKFPTPRGVETIQGDRRMSEVCFAAEKKRKNLAIETSHKKKRKLTLDENAPERDSEVFWQSQRAEALEKKCEPTCEPVISICLDESSPERCIEIGTNLGEPLKTELIACLKKNLNAFAWAAESLLTSTATSPIWRSALQNLTPTT